A genomic window from Verrucomicrobiota bacterium includes:
- a CDS encoding TonB-dependent receptor plug domain-containing protein encodes MVKCFLALALASSPGLFAQNASREDDNIYELNPFSVQENETVGYQATTTLAGTRIKSELRDIAASISVLTQEFIEDTGSTNIADLLVYAVGMEVDGINGNFTSATETGNFGTFEFTEVALTNQTTTRVRGLANADRTRNYFGSIIPLDTYNVDRVDINRGANNILFGLGSPAGIVNQGLSQPLTVDRNRLRLQTDDNGTLRGSFDFNRVFADEKVRLRIMGLHNDQKFQQDPAYQKEQRIFGALDINLTKTTLLRINAETGDMTSTPPVNGPPRDRFTNWWNLGKPILVKGQDFRDRQAGLAAQTIDGTPLPGATTPLIVFDGPTPNISLTPIPSNPMPLADLDLANFNAVNPARQRNFSPMFTTMNDDARRIRLAGSGLPGDLFVSSPQIQDASVFDFRNQLMDGRNTKKWHDIEAHNISLQQTFFDGNAGIELSYDKQEFDSGWFNLIDGGFRNSSINMDINETFTDGTANRNIGRPFISGMPEWSKSTEERETKRALLYANFDAKEHWGAIGKWLGEHTFTALFEENFQDEMAYGGPGMAMEHAYGLASGMSVAQAKYDGALRTGFWQYLDASKSSFIGESSPSGAHIKKFGDYVEFPSSIDVLYIDSDKRFARGNFTVLNWEDSQDTLTINSSRSEIEVKSTVFALQSKFLSDNLITTVGWRKDKNKKWVAGALNGTEFEDALGTHDLSGLTIDGDDLVIDIEDETFSWGAVYHIPESILSRDTGMGVSFNYNESENFNPNETLPSPVGSFGTQFSPPFGESKDYGVTLELMDGKFFVKGTWYETNQNLSPDPGPANPYNWYFRNIPTSVYAWNSTADIAASGWELPIQAVQDAYGYQFRDDPDRPGFRILETEAIGAGDVTQTISEGFELELLYNPNSNVRLFFNAAKQEAIKTGIAQTAGPEIERLHTAWNKPAILALHDREPGTGINEQDTIVTRVVQQISVLRSLVSQNGKLSDELRKWRANLGGTYSFSEDTVLKGSSLGGAVRWQDAPVIGFPIIVDSELGPIRNVDEPIFGSSEYQVDVWLRHKCKVFDGKVNMTLQLNIRNVLDEDDLIDVRINYSGLPNIVRFNEGRRFVLSSTFDF; translated from the coding sequence ATGGTCAAATGCTTTCTCGCGCTTGCTTTGGCAAGCTCCCCCGGACTATTTGCCCAAAACGCTTCACGGGAAGATGACAATATTTACGAGCTTAATCCTTTCTCAGTGCAGGAAAATGAAACGGTTGGGTACCAAGCTACCACCACCCTGGCAGGTACCCGTATTAAATCGGAATTGAGAGACATCGCCGCGTCGATCAGTGTCCTGACACAGGAGTTTATCGAAGATACGGGTTCTACTAATATTGCAGATTTGCTCGTTTATGCGGTTGGTATGGAAGTCGATGGCATCAATGGCAATTTTACTTCCGCTACTGAAACGGGAAACTTTGGAACATTTGAATTTACCGAAGTTGCACTGACCAATCAAACCACCACGCGCGTGCGGGGCTTAGCCAATGCCGACCGGACGCGCAATTACTTCGGGTCCATCATCCCATTGGATACTTACAATGTGGATCGCGTGGATATAAATCGTGGGGCGAACAATATCCTTTTTGGCTTAGGTAGCCCTGCCGGAATCGTCAACCAGGGCCTTTCCCAACCTTTGACTGTGGATCGCAATCGATTAAGACTTCAAACAGATGACAACGGGACATTACGTGGCTCGTTTGATTTCAACCGCGTATTCGCTGACGAAAAAGTACGGCTTCGCATTATGGGCCTGCACAATGACCAAAAGTTTCAACAGGATCCAGCTTACCAGAAAGAACAACGCATATTTGGTGCGTTGGACATCAATTTGACAAAGACCACCTTGTTAAGGATAAATGCTGAAACAGGTGATATGACCAGCACTCCGCCCGTGAACGGTCCACCTCGGGATCGTTTCACCAATTGGTGGAACCTGGGCAAACCCATACTGGTTAAAGGTCAGGATTTTCGTGACCGCCAGGCCGGTTTGGCGGCTCAAACCATTGATGGTACTCCTTTGCCGGGAGCGACCACTCCTTTAATCGTCTTTGATGGCCCAACCCCGAATATTTCTCTTACGCCGATTCCATCCAACCCCATGCCTCTGGCAGATCTGGACCTTGCCAATTTCAATGCGGTAAATCCCGCTCGGCAAAGAAACTTTTCGCCCATGTTTACCACCATGAACGACGATGCCCGGAGGATTCGTCTGGCCGGTTCAGGGCTGCCTGGAGATTTGTTTGTAAGCAGTCCTCAGATTCAAGACGCATCGGTTTTTGATTTTCGCAATCAGCTGATGGATGGAAGGAATACCAAAAAGTGGCACGATATTGAAGCTCACAATATTTCCCTGCAGCAGACTTTTTTCGATGGAAATGCGGGGATCGAATTGTCCTATGACAAGCAGGAATTCGATAGTGGCTGGTTTAACCTCATCGATGGAGGCTTTCGCAATTCGTCGATAAATATGGACATCAATGAAACTTTTACGGACGGCACAGCTAACCGCAATATTGGACGCCCTTTCATCTCAGGTATGCCTGAATGGAGTAAAAGCACGGAAGAGCGGGAAACCAAGCGTGCGCTGCTCTATGCCAATTTTGATGCAAAAGAACATTGGGGAGCTATCGGAAAGTGGTTGGGTGAGCATACCTTCACCGCCCTTTTTGAAGAGAATTTTCAGGACGAGATGGCCTATGGTGGACCAGGTATGGCTATGGAGCACGCCTATGGGTTAGCCTCGGGCATGAGTGTCGCCCAAGCCAAGTACGATGGTGCCCTGCGCACCGGGTTCTGGCAATATCTTGACGCATCTAAAAGTTCTTTTATCGGAGAAAGCAGCCCCTCTGGTGCCCATATAAAGAAATTCGGCGACTATGTTGAGTTTCCCAGTTCGATTGATGTCTTATACATTGATAGCGATAAAAGGTTTGCCCGCGGAAATTTTACTGTGCTCAACTGGGAAGATAGCCAGGATACCTTAACTATAAATTCCTCGCGATCGGAGATAGAAGTTAAATCCACGGTTTTCGCCCTTCAGAGCAAGTTTCTATCCGACAATCTGATAACCACCGTGGGTTGGAGAAAAGACAAGAATAAGAAATGGGTCGCAGGTGCTCTGAATGGTACGGAGTTCGAGGATGCCTTGGGAACGCATGATCTCAGCGGTCTGACCATTGATGGTGACGACTTGGTGATTGATATCGAGGACGAGACCTTTAGTTGGGGTGCGGTTTACCATATCCCGGAATCCATATTGTCGAGAGACACGGGTATGGGTGTGAGCTTTAACTACAACGAGTCGGAAAACTTCAATCCCAATGAAACTCTTCCAAGTCCTGTTGGAAGTTTTGGGACTCAATTTTCTCCTCCTTTTGGTGAGAGTAAAGATTATGGTGTCACCCTCGAACTCATGGATGGAAAGTTCTTCGTCAAAGGAACCTGGTACGAGACCAATCAGAATCTGAGTCCAGATCCAGGTCCGGCAAATCCCTATAATTGGTACTTTAGAAATATTCCCACCTCTGTGTATGCATGGAACTCAACCGCTGACATTGCGGCATCAGGCTGGGAATTGCCGATTCAAGCTGTTCAAGATGCCTATGGATATCAGTTCAGAGACGATCCCGATAGACCGGGATTTAGAATTCTGGAAACAGAAGCCATTGGGGCGGGAGACGTTACTCAAACCATCTCGGAAGGATTTGAATTGGAATTACTTTACAATCCAAACAGCAATGTGCGGCTGTTTTTCAATGCTGCAAAACAGGAAGCTATTAAAACCGGAATTGCTCAGACTGCCGGTCCTGAGATCGAGCGCTTACACACCGCTTGGAATAAACCTGCTATACTGGCTCTCCACGACCGGGAGCCAGGAACCGGCATTAATGAACAGGATACGATCGTAACTCGTGTTGTGCAACAGATCTCTGTTCTCCGAAGCCTGGTGTCCCAGAATGGGAAACTGAGTGATGAACTTCGCAAATGGCGCGCCAATCTGGGTGGTACCTATTCCTTCTCGGAAGACACAGTTCTGAAAGGTTCTTCCTTGGGCGGCGCGGTACGCTGGCAAGATGCGCCGGTTATTGGTTTTCCTATTATTGTTGATTCGGAGCTCGGGCCCATTCGCAATGTGGACGAACCTATCTTCGGAAGCTCGGAGTACCAGGTTGATGTGTGGCTCCGGCATAAATGTAAAGTATTTGATGGTAAGGTAAACATGACGCTGCAGTTGAATATCCGTAATGTTCTTGATGAGGATGACCTTATCGATGTGAGAATAAATTATTCAGGCTTACCCAATATCGTTCGTTTCAATGAGGGACGACGTTTTGTCCTTAGCTCGACGTTTGATTTCTAG